One Candida dubliniensis CD36 chromosome 1, complete sequence genomic region harbors:
- a CDS encoding superoxide dismutase [Mn], mitochondrial precursor, putative (Similar to C. albicans SOD2): MFSIRSSSRVLLKASSATTRATLNAAASKTFTRSKYSLPELDYEFSATEPYISGQINEIHYTKHHQTYVNNLNASIEQAVEAKSKGEVKKLVALQKAINFNGGGYLNHCLWWKNLAPVSQGGGQPPSEDSKLGKQIVKQFGSLDKLIEITNGKLAGIQGSGWAFIVKNKSNGDTIDVITTANQDTVTDPNLVPLIAIDAWEHAYYLQYQNVKADYFKNLWHVINWKEAERRFEF, encoded by the coding sequence ATGTTTTCTATCAGATCATCATCTCGTGTTTTATTAAAGGCTTCTTCAGCAACCACTCGTGCTACCTTGAATGCAGCTGCTTCCAAGACTTTCACCAGATCTAAATATAGTTTGCCAGAATTAGACTATGAATTCTCCGCTACCGAACCATATATTTCTGGTCAAATAAACGAAATTCATTATACTAAACATCATCAAACTTATGTTAACAACCTCAATGCTTCAATTGAACAAGCTGTTGAAGCCAAATCTAAAGGTGAAGTTAAAAAATTAGTTGCCTTACAAAAAGCCATCAATTTCAACGGTGGTGGTTACCTCAATCATTGTTTGTGGTGGAAAAATTTGGCTCCAGTCTCACAAGGTGGTGGTCAACCTCCAAGTGAAGATTCCAAATTGGGTAAGCAAATCGTCAAACAATTTGGCTCTTtggataaattgattgaaattaCCAATGGCAAATTGGCTGGTATTCAAGGTTCTGGATGGGCTTTTAttgttaaaaataaatccaatGGTGATACTATTGATGTCATCACCACTGCTAATCAAGACACTGTTACTGATCCAAACTTGGTTCCATTGATCGCTATTGATGCTTGGGAACATGCTTATTATTTGCAATACCAAAATGTTAAAGCTGATTATTTCAAGAACCTTTGGCACGTTATCAACTGGAAGGAAGCTGAAagaagatttgaattttaa